A DNA window from Oncorhynchus tshawytscha isolate Ot180627B linkage group LG13, Otsh_v2.0, whole genome shotgun sequence contains the following coding sequences:
- the amotl1 gene encoding LOW QUALITY PROTEIN: angiomotin-like protein 1 (The sequence of the model RefSeq protein was modified relative to this genomic sequence to represent the inferred CDS: deleted 1 base in 1 codon; substituted 2 bases at 2 genomic stop codons), whose amino-acid sequence MESGSERNAGLDYEPRVKTGLESGSEINAGLDSEPRVKTGLESGSEINAGLDSEPRVKTGLESGSEINSGLDSAPRGKAGLDSGENWIPEDVAQWLDHIGVSNEPEPDGGLSLYHSFPGVFALEDVVQCPPETVPFTINNDPTSMTTHPPLLSILLTRRTSTPAREPGDAALTFVSHPCVSAMRGEEDEGRKLLSSTMQEQTSYRGGEGGWGPQSDNLNPMQPSQVASPPLLQQPPSGAPTSDSQLPPYPLTFPHRPLAHPQLRWARQEPQGQEQQADGSSLEKHGPPQPPLPHPPQPSLQASLEELPSYEQAKAQSQGQHHYQDELYYTLEDHESLPSPSHTPDIQPSAWTSLAPNSPSETSSPDTNTDPSPFPSPPLGPQQGFMSDGDEAEGLSIWGGGANGDSTLRQLKQGHVYSLSQRILQISVEANGTSNLPSSNPSLSYPPPLNITPLTGSVDSRGPPPEYPFKPTQPPFCSPSGKPQPPPLILSXALPHXPPSSTIMDWSTAQPTRAESNPPPEYQSRRHHPGTLGGPSVQYHHSPTPSQTHTSTLLPNIQAQTSTLVSQLQPQPQQPSPGPSGVEVVMAAKVQQMVQLLCEENQTLRHELLTHREKASKLHWLEEELQRISEEYDWLMKSSSKREGLDRTMRCKLEGEIRRLTVFNRDLRDRLETANQQLACCEPEGEEDGHAAELRDGLIEKERLEEEVEKQQRRAERLESALSSAQQRALHLEEELRVKCVYAARVEGLQHAVVQLQMACEKREQLERRLRTRLERELHTLRTQQRVCGGVLGTTGPGGGVGEGSAPALRELLRQREERVLALEADSTRWEQKYLQENAMRHFNMETAATANTHRDPLVVHSHSGSYSEMTGCTLCQEDDVQQATRRCNDMEHRIRNLYAQLIEKDALIKVLQQRNSRGDLSALRPARSTPSISLATGLHPRQASQTDERKERNLLPSLPLLLSSPPSSLSTTSSLPSTLPFSSTHPYSTTPSYSSTLPLSSSLQFSILPLSSSLPSTPLLSSHSKTGSRDSSTQTDKGSESLKVLPLPSRAWLGLVRTQRTDTTRTHPPHHPGTDLVEILI is encoded by the exons ATGGAGTCAGGGTCTGAAAGAAATGCTGGACTGGATTATGAACCCAGGGTGAAGACTGGTCTGGAGTCAGGGTCTGAAATAAATGCTGGACTGGATTCTGAACCCAGGGTGAAGACTGGTCTGGAGTCAGGGTCTGAAATAAATGCTGGACTGGATTCTGAACCCAGGGTGAAGACTGGTCTGGAGTCAGGGTCTGAAATAAATTCTGGACTGGATTCTGCACCCAGGGGGAAAGCAGGACTGGATTCTGGTGAGAACTGGATTCCAGAAGATGTGGCCCAATGGCTGGATCACATTGGAGTGTCTAACGAGCCCGAGCCCGACGGAG GTCTCTCTTTGTACCATAGTTTCCCAGGAGTTTTTGCACTGGAGGACGTCGTTCAGTGCCCCCCAGAAACAGTCCCCTTCACCATCAACAATGACCCCACCTCAATGACCACTCATCCACCGTTACTGTCCATCCTTCTCACCCGTCGCACCTCCACACCTGCCAGGGAACCAG GTGATGCAGCCTTGACGTTTGTGTCCCACCCCTGTGTGAGCGCCATGCGAGGAGAGGAGGACGAGGGCAGGAAGCTTCTCTCAAGCACCATGCAAGAACaaaccagctacagaggaggagagggaggatgggggccTCAGAGTGACAACCTGAACCCCATGCAGCCCTCGCAGGTGGCCTCCCCACCCCTGCTGCAGCAACCGCCCAGCGGTGCCCCCACCTCAGACAGCCAACTACCACCTTACCCCCTTACCTTCCCTCACCGCCCACTAGCTCACCCCCAGTTGCGCTGGGCTCGGCAGGAGCCTCAGGGGCAGGAGCAGCAGGCTGACGGTAGCTCCCTGGAGAAACATGGACCtccccagcctcctctccctcaccccccccaACCCTCCCTCCAGGCCAGTTTAGAGGAGCTGCCGAGCTATGAGCAGGCCAAGGCCCAGTCCCAGGGACAACACCACTACCAGGACGAGCTGTATTATACACTGGAGGACCACGAGAGCCTGCCTAGCCCCTCTCACACCCCAGACATCCAGCCCTCAGCCTGGACCAGCTTAGCTCCTAACAGCCCCTCTGAGACCTCTAGCCCTGACACCAACACtgacccctctcctttccccagcCCACCCCTGGGCCCTCAGCAAGGCTTTATGAGTGATGGGGATGAGGCTGAGGGTTTATCTATCTGGGGTGGAGGGGCCAATGGAGACTCTACTCTGAGGCAACTGAAGCAGGGTCATGTGTATTCCCTCAGCCAGAGGATCCTCCAAATCAGCGTTGAGGCCAATGGAACTAGTAATCTTCCCTCTAGCAACCCCTCCCTCAGTTACCCCCCACCCCTAAACATAACCCCACTCACAGGATCAGTAGACTCCCGCGGACCCCCACCAGAGTACCCCTTCAAGCCCACCCAGCCGCCCTTCTGCTCCCCCTCAGGGAAACCCCAGCCCCCTCCTCTCATTCTGAGCTAGGCCCTCCC TCATTGACCCCCCTCTTCCACAATAATGGACTGGTCCACAGCCCAGCCAACCAGAGCTGAGAGCAACCCCCCACCTGAGTACCAGAGCAGGCGGCACCACCCCGGGACCCTAGGGGGTCCCTCAGTCCAGTACCACCACAGTCCCACACCCTCCCAGACCCATACCTCCACCCTTCTCCCCAACATCCAGGCCCAGACTTCTAcccttgtctctcagctccaaccccagcctcaacaACCTTCCCCAGGCCCCTCCGGTGTAGAGGTGGTCATGGCAGCCAAGGTGCAGCAGATGGTCCAGCTGCTGTGTGAGGAGAACCAGACTCTGAGACACGAGCtgctgacacacagagagaaggccTCCAAACTGCACTGG TTAGAGGAGGAGCTCCAGAGGATCTCTGAAGAGTATGATTGGCTGATGAAGAGCTCGTCAAAGAGGGAGGGGCTGGACCGAACAATGAGATGCAAACTGGAGGGGGAGATAAGACGCCTGACTGTCTTCAACAGAGACCTGAGAG ATCGCCTGGAGACTGCCAATCAACAGCTAGCGTGCTGTGagccagaaggagaggaggatggacatGCTGCTGAGctta GGGATGGACTGATAGAGAAAGAGCGtttggaggaagaggtggagaagcAGCAGCGGAGGGCAGAGAGACTGGAGTCAGCTCTGAGCAGCGCCCAGCAGAGAGCACTACACTTAGAGGAAGAG ctgcgtGTGAAGTGTGTGTATGCGGCACGTGTGGAAGGGTTGCAGCATGCTGTGGTGCAGTTGCAGATGGCCTGTGAGAAGAGAGAGCAGCTTGAGAGACGCCTGCGCACACGGctggagagagagctacacacactGCGCACGCAACAG AGAGTGTGTGGGGGTGTGCTTGGGACCACTGGGCCAGGTGGGGGTGTAGGGGAGGGCAGTGCCCCTGCTCTGAGGGAGCTgctgaggcagagggaggagagggttctGGCTCTAGAGGCTGACTCTACCCGTTGGGAACAGAAGTACCTGCAGGAGAACGCCATGAGACACTTTAACATGGAGACTGCTGctacagccaacacacacag ggaccCCTTGGTGGTGCACTCTCACAGTGGTAGCTACAGTGAGATGACGGGCTGCACACTGTGTCAGGAGGATGATGTACAGCAGGCTACCAGACGCTGCAATGACATGGAGCACAG GATAAGGAACCTGTATGCCCAGCTGATAGAGAAGGATGCGTTGATAAAGGTTTTACAGCAACGGAACTCTCGCGGTGACCTCAGCGCCCTCCGCCCTGCCCGctccaccccctccatctccttagcAACAGGACTGCACCCACGACAAGCTTCCCAGACAgacgagaggaaagagagaaacctcctcccttccctccccctcctcctctcttccccaccttCCTCTTTAtctaccacctcctccctcccttccaccctgcctttctcctccacccacccctaCTCCACTACACCATCTTATTCatccaccctgcctctctcctcctccctccaattctctatcctccccctctcctcctccctcccctccactcctctactATCCTCCCATTCTAAGACGGGTAGTAGAGACAGCAGCACTCAGACTGACAAAGGTTCAGAGTCCCTCAAAGTCCTGCCCCTCCCCAGCAGAGCCTGGCTGGGATTGGTCAGGACCCAGAGGACAG ATACGACTAGAACCCATCCCCCACACCACCCAGGCACAGACTTAGTGGAGATCCTCATCTAA